From Hartmannibacter diazotrophicus, a single genomic window includes:
- a CDS encoding DUF4396 domain-containing protein, giving the protein MIPTWLHVLSILMLLLGLACAIWIARDEFRYPQPMWIMNAVWPITALFGTVFVLWFYLAYGRAKTHDTAMADMGEGTMHSHHAGTPFPIMVVKGALHCGSGCTLGDIIAEGLAFSVPVVAVWFGWQHLFAEKIFAVWILDFILAFGFGVLFQYFTIKPMRNLSVGEGIREAIKADALSLAAWQVGMYGVMAVGQFLVFQPLYGSMLEASDPAFWFLMQIAMLAGLATSYPVNWWLIRSGIKEPM; this is encoded by the coding sequence ATGATTCCCACCTGGCTGCATGTTCTTTCCATCCTGATGCTGTTGCTCGGCCTTGCCTGCGCCATCTGGATCGCGCGCGATGAATTCCGGTATCCGCAGCCCATGTGGATCATGAACGCCGTCTGGCCGATCACGGCGCTCTTCGGAACGGTCTTCGTTCTTTGGTTCTATCTCGCCTATGGCCGGGCAAAGACGCACGACACGGCCATGGCCGACATGGGCGAAGGCACCATGCATTCGCATCATGCCGGGACGCCGTTTCCGATCATGGTGGTGAAGGGCGCGCTCCACTGCGGCAGCGGCTGCACGCTCGGCGACATCATCGCCGAGGGCCTTGCCTTCTCCGTTCCGGTTGTCGCCGTCTGGTTCGGCTGGCAGCATCTCTTTGCGGAAAAGATTTTTGCGGTCTGGATCCTCGATTTCATCCTCGCCTTCGGCTTCGGCGTTCTCTTCCAGTATTTCACCATCAAGCCGATGCGGAACCTGTCCGTCGGTGAAGGGATCCGCGAAGCCATCAAGGCCGATGCCCTGTCGCTGGCCGCCTGGCAGGTGGGCATGTACGGGGTGATGGCCGTCGGCCAGTTTCTCGTCTTCCAGCCGCTCTACGGCTCGATGCTGGAGGCCTCCGACCCTGCGTTCTGGTTCCTGATGCAGATCGCCATGCTGGCGGGGCTGGCGACCAGCTATCCGGTGAACTGGTGGCTGATCAGGTCGGGCATCAAGGAGCCGATGTAG